CCCCCGGCGTGGCTCGGCGAGTTCTGGGAGCGTTATGCCATGCGCCGTCTCGGAGACTCCCCCACGCCCGCCCCCGACCGTCCCGCCGTCCAGCCCGCGCGCAGGATCGCCGAGGTCGTCGTGGAGGTCGCGTCGTGACGCTCTGCGTGATCCCCGCCCGCGGCGGGTCGAAGGGCGTGCCCCGCAAGAACCTGCTCGACGTCGGCGGCAAGCCGCTCATCGTCTGGACGATCGAGCAGGCGCTCGCCACCCCCGGTCTCGACGTCCTGGTCTCCACCGACGACGAGGAGATCGCGACCGTTGCGCGTGACGCCGGCGCACGGGTCCCGTGGCTGCGGCCCGCCGAGCTCGCGCAGGACACCACGCCCACCGAGCCGGTCGTGCGCCACGCGATCGAGCAGGTCACCGCGGAGCGCGGCCGGCCCGACGCGGTGATGCTGCTGCAGGCCACGTCGCCGGTGCGCCACCCCGACACCCTCGCCCGCGCCCTCGCCGAGCTCGCCGCGACCGGGGTCGACTCCCTGGTCGGCGTCGTCGAGCAGCCCCCCTTCATCTGGCAGGCCGGCGACCCGCCCACCGCGGCCTACGACGTCGCCGCCCGCCCCCGCCGCCAGGACCTCACGCCCGAGGCCCGGCGCTACCGCGAGACGGGCTCGCTCTACCTCACCCGCACCGAGGTCTACGAGCAGCACGACAACCGCCTCGGCGGCCGGATCGGGCTGTTCGTGATGGCCGAGGACGAGGGCATCGACATCGACACCGAGCTCGACGTCGCGCTGGCGGCCCGTTTGCTGATGGGACGTTGAGCGGACTTCCCGCGGATCGTGCCCGCGCTGGATACCGTGGGACCCGTACGTACACCCACGGAAGGCTCTCGCCTTGATCATCGAGCGTGACCTCACGCCGTACGTCGTCTACTCGGGCGACCCGGTCCTGCGCGCACTGGAGAAGATCACCGCCAACAAGGCGCGGGTGATCTTCCTCGTCGACTCCCACGGCCACCTCGACGGCGTCCTGTCCGACGGCGACTTCCGCCGCTGGGTCAGCACCGCCGCGAGCCTCACCGTCGACGTGCCGGCGATCGAGGCCGCCAACACGTCGCCGCGGAGCCTGCCGATCGGCAGCAGCCCGGCGGAGATCTCCCACGCCTTCGGCTCCGGCATCGACCACGTCGCGCTCGTCGACGACCGCGGCCACCTCGTGGCGGTCGCGATCAACCGCGCCGACGAGCTGCGCATCGGGCGCCACGTCGTCGCGGCCGACGCCCCGACGCTGCTGATCTCCGAGATCGGCATCAACCACCAGGGCGACGTCTCGCTCGCCAAGCGCCTTGTCGACCTGTCCGTCGAGGCCGGCGCCGACGTCGTGAAGTTCCAGCTGCGCGACATGGAGTCGGTCTACCGGCAGGGCTCGTCCGGCTCCGGCGGGGAGGACCTCGGCCCCCAGTACACCCTCGACCTGCTCGCGAAGTACAACCTCGAGGCCGACCAGCTCTTCGAGGTCTTCGACCACTGCCGCGACGTCGGCGTCGACGTCATGTGCACCGCCTGGGACCCGGTCAGCGTCGACCGGCTCGTCGACTACGGCGTCCCGTCGCTGAAGGTCGCGTCCGCCGACATGACCAACCACGCGCTGCTGCGGCACATGGCCGCCAGCGGCACCCCGATGGTGATCTCGACCGGCATGTCGACCGAGGGCGAGATCCGCGAGACCGTCGACGTGGTCCGCAGCACCGGCGTGCCGCACGCCTTCCTGCACTGCCAGTCGACCTACCCGGCGCCGTTCAAGGACGTCAACCTCGCCTACCTGACCCGGCTCGCCGAGCTCACCCAGGCGCCGGTCGGCTACTCCGGTCACGAGCGCGGCTTCCACGTCCCGGTCGCCGCCGTCGCGCTGGGCGCGCGGATCATCGAGAAGCACTTCACCGTCGACCGCGACCTCGAGGGCAACGACCACAAGGTCAGCCTGCTGCCGGGCGAGTTCAGGGAGATGGTGCAGCGGGTCCGCGAGGTCGAGGAGGCGCTCGGCACCGCCGCGCCGCGCGCGGTCTCCACCGGCGAGATGATGAACCGGGTCAACCTCGCCAAGTCGCTCGTCGCCGCCCGCCGGATCGAGGTCGGCGAGGTGCTCACCGCCGCCGACGTCGACATCAAGAGCCCCGGGCGCGGCCTGCAGCCCAACGCGTTCGACAAGCTCGTCGGCCGCGCCACGACCCGCGTGCTGGAGGCGGGCGACTTCTTCTACGCCACCGACCTCGGCGACGCCGCGCCGAAGGGCCGCGCCTACGACTTCCGGCGCCCGTGGGGGCTCGCCGTCCGCTACCACGACGTCGACGCGATGACGAAGGACACCACCCCCGACTTCCTGGAGTTCCACTTCTCCTACAAGGACCTCGACCTGCCGGTCGAGGAGGTGTTCGCGGCCTACCCCGACGGCCTGCCGATGGGCTTCACCACCCACTCCCCCGACCTGTTCGCCGGCGACTTCCTGCTCAACCTCGCCTCCGAGGACGACGCCCACTGGGAGCGCTCGATCCGCGAGCTCCAGCGCGTCGTCGACACCACGCGCGAGATGCAGCAGCACTTCACGAGGCACGCCGACGCGAAGGGGGCGTCCGAGGGCCCGGTCATCGTGGCGAGCCTCGGCGGCTTCACCACCGACGCCTTCGTCGCACCGGCCGAGCGCGAGCGGATGTACGCCCGGGTCGCCGCCGGGCTCGCCCGGGTGGACGACTCCGGCGTCCGGCTCTGCGCGCAGACGCTGCCGCCCTACCCGTGGTACATGGGCGGCCAGCTCTACTGCAACCTGTTCGTCGACCCGCGCGACACCGCCGCGTTCGCCGAGCAGCACGACCGCCGCCTGTGCTTCGACGTGTCCCACTCCAAGCTGTCGGCCAACTACCTCGGCATGTCGTTCGGCGAGGCGACCGACCTCCTCGCGCCGCACACCGAGCACCTGCACCTCGTCGACGCGACCGGCGTCGACGGCGAGGGCGTGCAGGTCGGCGACGGCGAGATCGACTGGGCCGTGCTCGCCCAGCAGCTCGACGCGATGGCGCCCGGGGTCAGCTTCATCCCCGAGATCTGGCAGGGCCACGTCAACGACGGGGAGGGCTTCTGGATCGCCCTGGAGCGGTTGGAGCAATGGTTCTGACCCCACCCACCGCGCTGTGGGCGATCCCGGTCAGCGACCTCGCCGGGGTCGCCCGCCACGTGCTGGACGTGGCCCGGGAGGGCATCCCGGGCTGGCGGCTGGTGTTCCTCGCCCCGCCCGGTGCCCTGCCGGAGCGGCTGCGCGGCCTGGGCGCGAAAGTGGCGGAGGGCCCGTTCGGCCCCGACCACGGCCTGCGCGCCTCCGTCGCCACGCTGCGTGGGGCCGTACGCCGCGAGCGGCCCGCGGTGGTGCACACCCACCTCGCCCACGCCGACATCGTCGCCGCGCTCGCGGTCGGCCGCGGTCCGCGGCTGGTGAGCACCGAGCACGGGATCGCGCGCGACGACGTGGTCTACCACCGCTCGGGTGCGAAGACCCGGCTGATGGCCGCGGCCCACACCGCGCGGATGCGCCGCGCGCACGCGGCGATCGCGGTGAGCCGGGCGACCGCCGAGGCGATGGCGGAGAAGTGGCACCCCCGGGTGCCCGTGACCGTGGTGCCCAACGGGGTCGACCCCGTGGCCTCCCCTCCGCGCGCCCCGGGCCTGCGCGTGCTGTCGCTCGCCCGGCTGTCGCCGGAGAAGCGGCTGCCCGCGCTGCTCGACGGGTTCGCGGCGCTGCGCCGCGACCACCCCGACGCGACGCTGACCCTCGCCGGCACCGGGCCCGAGGAGCCCGCCCTGCGGGCGCAGGTCGAGCGGCTCGGCCTCACCGCCGCCGTCGACCTGCCCGGCTTCGTCGACCCCGAGCGGGCGATGGCCGACCACGACGTGCTGGCCATGCTGTCGGTGTGGGAGAACTGCTCCTACGCCCTGCTCGACGCCGCCGTCCGCGGCATGGGCGTCGTCGCCAGCGACGTCGGCGGCAACCCCGAGATCCTGCCCGCGCGCTCGCTCGTGCGCGCGGAGGACCCGGCGGCGGTCGCCGCGGCCCTGGCCGCCCAGGGGCTCGACGCGGGCGCCCGCCCCGGGCTCGAGCGGTGGCCCACCGTGTCCGAGATGTGCGCGCGGACGGCGGAGGTCTACGCCGCGGCGGGGGCGGGCCGATGAGCCGCGTCGAGTCGCCCTGGAACCTGCCGGACCGCAGCGTCGACCGGGCCGACGAGGCTGACCGCGAGGTCCGGATCACCGACTTCGTGCTGCTGGCCAGCCTGCCGTTCCGGACCGTCGAGGTCGCCGGGTTCCCGCTCAACGAGCTCACCATGGCGGCGCTCGTCGGCCTGTGCCTGCTGCGTCCGGCCCGCGCGGGCGCCCGGCTGCCGTCGCCCGTCGTGATCCTGGGCGGCGCGCTGGTCGCGGTGCTGCTCTGGTCGGGGATCGCCAACCAGGTCGACTGGACCCGGCGGATGGGCCACGTCGCGATCCTCGCCGGGCTGGTGTGGGCGTTCGGCACCGGGCGGGTGTCGCTGCGCTCGGCCGGGCTCGGTCTCGCGACCGGCGTGGTCGGGGTGATCGGGCTGGCCCTGGTCGGCATCGGCGGCGCCGCCTACGAGGGCCGGCTCACCGGCTTCCTCGGCGACCCCAACGCCGGGGCGTACTTCATCGTGGTGCTCGGCGCGCTCGCGATCTTCTTCGCCGACGAGCGGTGGAAGGTGCGGCTGGCGCTGGCCGTCCCGGTCCTCGCCGGACTGGTGCTGAGCTACTCCCGCACCGGCCTGCTCGCCGGGGCGTTCGTGGTCGTCTGGGTCCTGGTCGGCCGGCGCCTCGGGATCGTGGGCGGCGCGGCGGCCGCGGCCGGCCTGGTCTGGATCGTCGACAACATCCCGAAGGGCCTGACCACCTTCGGGCCCTTCTCCGACCGCTCCGGCAGCGACAACCTGCGCGACCGGATCATCGCCCAGGAGCGGGTCCAGCTCGCCGACGCACCCTGGTACGGCCACGGCCCCGGCACCGCGAAGGTCAACATCAAGGACCTCGAGTTCTTCTTCCACAACAGCTATCTCGCGACCCGCCAGGAGGGCGGCTGGATCGCGCTGCTGCTGGTCCTCGGGCTCCTCGCGTTCGCGTTCCTGCGGCTCTCCGCGCAGTCGCGGCGCGGGGACCTCGTCGCCGCGGGCGCCCAGGCGGCGATCCTCGGCGTCGCGGTCATGGCGGTCACGCTCGGCGAGGTGCTGCTCGACACCCCGATGGCGATCGCCGTCGGCTTCGCCCTCGGCCGGGCCCTGCACGCACGCGGAGCACCGGATGGCTGAGCGGGTCTTCCTCGCCGCCAACAACGCCGACCTCGGCGGCGGCGAGCAGATGGTGGTCCGCACCGCGGCCGCCCTGGTGTCGCTCGGACGACCGGTCACCGTCGTGGCGCCGGACTCCCCGACGGACGTGCTCGACGCGGCCGCCGGAGTCGGGGCCGACGTGGTCGCGATCCGCGCCGACGGACGTCGCGACCACCTGCTGCGGCTGCGGGCCTGGGACCGTGCCGAGCGCGACGGCGTGCTGTGGTGCCACGGACTGGTGCCGGCGCTCGCCACCGCCGGGCACCGGCGCCGGCTGGTCCACCTCCACCAGCTGCCGCGCTCGCCGCAGCAGTGGGCGGCGCTGCGCGTGGCCCGCACCCGCAGCGACCGGCTGCTGGTGCCGTCGACCCACCTCGCCGGCCGGGTCCCCGGGGCCGAGGTGCTCGCGAACTGGACCGACGACGTAGCCCGCCGGCCGCGCCCCGCCCCGAGCGGACGGATCGGCTTCCTCGGCCGGCTGTCCAGCGACAAGGGTCTCGACGTGCTCGCCCGCGCGGTCGCCGCGGGCGACGGCACGCTCGTCGTCGGCGGCGACGACCGCTGGGTGCCCGACGAGCAGGCCGCGCCGGTCCGCGCGGCGCTCGCCGCGCTCGGCGAGCGGGCCGAGCTGCTGGGCCGGGTCGCCCCGGTCGCCCTGCTCGAGCGCTGCGACGTGGTCGCCTTCCCGAGCCGGGTGCCCGAGTCGTTCGGGCTCGTCGTCGCCGAGGCGATGGCCGCCGGCGTCCCGTTCGTGGTCTCCGACGCGGGCGCGATGCCCGAGGTCGCCGGGCCCGACCACCCGTGGGTCGCGCGCGCCGGCGACGTCGACGACCTCGCCCGGGTGCTGGCGCTCGCGCTGCACGCGGACGCCGCCGTCGTCCGGGACGTGACCGACCGGGCCCGCGCGCGGTGGGAGGCCGAGTACTCCCCCGAGGCCGGCCGGTCGCGGGTCCGCCGGCTGCTCGCGGAGCTCGACCGATGACCCGCGCCGAGGTGGCGATCGCCCACGACTACCTGACGCAGCGCGGCGGCGCCGAGCGGGTCGTGCTGACGCTCATGCGGGCCTTCCCCGAGGCCGCGGTGCACACCACGCTCTACGACCCCGAGGGCACCTACCCCGAGTTCGCGGGCGCCGACGTCCGCGTCTCGCCGCTCAACCGCGTGAGCACCTTCCGCCGCGACCACCGCCTCGCCCTCCCGCTGCTCGCCCCGGCCGCGTCGCGGCTGCGCGTCGACGCCGACGTCGTCGTCGCGTCCAGCAGCGGCTGGGCGCACGGCTTCGACACCCCCGAGGGCACCCGCACGGTCGTCTACTGCCACAACCCCGCCCGCTGGCTCTACCAGACCGACGAGTACCTCGGTGGCCCCGCGTGGCGCTCGCCGCTCGGGCCGCCGGTCCTGGCGCTGCGCCCGTTCCTGCGCAAGTGGGACCGCGGCCGCGCCGACAGGGTCGACGTCTACCTCGCCAACAGCCGGGTCGTGCAGAGGCGGATCCGCGAGACCTACGGCCGCGACGCCGAGCTGCTGCCTCCTCCGCACGGGATGGACGCCTCCGCCCCGCGCGAGCCGGTCCCCGAGCTCGACGGCTGGGAGCCCGGCTACGCCCTCGTCGTCTCGCGGCTGCTGCCCTACAAGAACGTCGATGCCGTGATCGAGGCGGTGCGCGGGACCGGGCGCCGGCTCGTCGTCGTCGGCCGCGGCCCCGAGGAGGCGCGGCTGCGCGCCACGCTGCCCGACAACGTACGCCTCCTCGGCGGGCTGCCCGACGCCCAGCTGCGGGCGGTCTACGGCGACGCCGGCGTGCTCGTCGCCGTCAGCCACGAGGACTTCGGGCTCGCCCCGCTCGAGGCCGCCGCCTTCGGCGTGCCCGCGGTCGCGCTGCGCGGCGGCGGCTTCCTCGAGACCGTCCTCGAGGGCGAGACGGGCGTCTTCGTCGACCGCCCCGACCCCGACCTGATCGCGACCGGCCTCGCCCGGTCCGACGCGGAGCGCTGGGACCCTGCAAGACTGCAGGCTCGGGCAGAGGAGTTCGGCGAGCGACGCTTCATCGAGCGGATCCGCGCCGTGGCGTTCCAGGAAGGCAGGGTGGGCTGACCGTGCGACCGGAGGGCAAGCGGCTGCTCCCCTGGCTGGTCGGCGGCGTCGACCTGCTCATGATCAGCGTGGCCACCCTGCTCGCGCTGCGCTTCCGCCTGACGCTGTCGATCTTCAACGCGGCCGGCGACGTGCTCACCAACACCGCGCTGGCCAGCGTCTTCTTCGTCGCCACCTGGCTGGTGATGCTCGCCTTCTTCGGCGCATACGAGCGTGACGTCTTCGGCGCCGGCACCGAGGAGTTCAAGCTCGTCGTCAACGCGTCGTTCTTCACCGCCGCGCTCGTCGCCACCACCGCGTTCCTCATGCAGTACCCGCTCTCCCGCGGCTTCTTCGTCCTGCTCTTCCCGATCGGGGTGCTGCTGCTCCTCCTCGGCCGGCTGGCCTCGCGGCGCATCATCCAGCGGCTCCGCGCCACCGGGCACTTCACCGAGAAGGTCGTGCTCGTCGGCA
Above is a genomic segment from Nocardioides okcheonensis containing:
- a CDS encoding N-acetylneuraminate synthase family protein — protein: MIIERDLTPYVVYSGDPVLRALEKITANKARVIFLVDSHGHLDGVLSDGDFRRWVSTAASLTVDVPAIEAANTSPRSLPIGSSPAEISHAFGSGIDHVALVDDRGHLVAVAINRADELRIGRHVVAADAPTLLISEIGINHQGDVSLAKRLVDLSVEAGADVVKFQLRDMESVYRQGSSGSGGEDLGPQYTLDLLAKYNLEADQLFEVFDHCRDVGVDVMCTAWDPVSVDRLVDYGVPSLKVASADMTNHALLRHMAASGTPMVISTGMSTEGEIRETVDVVRSTGVPHAFLHCQSTYPAPFKDVNLAYLTRLAELTQAPVGYSGHERGFHVPVAAVALGARIIEKHFTVDRDLEGNDHKVSLLPGEFREMVQRVREVEEALGTAAPRAVSTGEMMNRVNLAKSLVAARRIEVGEVLTAADVDIKSPGRGLQPNAFDKLVGRATTRVLEAGDFFYATDLGDAAPKGRAYDFRRPWGLAVRYHDVDAMTKDTTPDFLEFHFSYKDLDLPVEEVFAAYPDGLPMGFTTHSPDLFAGDFLLNLASEDDAHWERSIRELQRVVDTTREMQQHFTRHADAKGASEGPVIVASLGGFTTDAFVAPAERERMYARVAAGLARVDDSGVRLCAQTLPPYPWYMGGQLYCNLFVDPRDTAAFAEQHDRRLCFDVSHSKLSANYLGMSFGEATDLLAPHTEHLHLVDATGVDGEGVQVGDGEIDWAVLAQQLDAMAPGVSFIPEIWQGHVNDGEGFWIALERLEQWF
- a CDS encoding glycosyltransferase; this translates as MTRAEVAIAHDYLTQRGGAERVVLTLMRAFPEAAVHTTLYDPEGTYPEFAGADVRVSPLNRVSTFRRDHRLALPLLAPAASRLRVDADVVVASSSGWAHGFDTPEGTRTVVYCHNPARWLYQTDEYLGGPAWRSPLGPPVLALRPFLRKWDRGRADRVDVYLANSRVVQRRIRETYGRDAELLPPPHGMDASAPREPVPELDGWEPGYALVVSRLLPYKNVDAVIEAVRGTGRRLVVVGRGPEEARLRATLPDNVRLLGGLPDAQLRAVYGDAGVLVAVSHEDFGLAPLEAAAFGVPAVALRGGGFLETVLEGETGVFVDRPDPDLIATGLARSDAERWDPARLQARAEEFGERRFIERIRAVAFQEGRVG
- a CDS encoding acylneuraminate cytidylyltransferase family protein, translated to MTLCVIPARGGSKGVPRKNLLDVGGKPLIVWTIEQALATPGLDVLVSTDDEEIATVARDAGARVPWLRPAELAQDTTPTEPVVRHAIEQVTAERGRPDAVMLLQATSPVRHPDTLARALAELAATGVDSLVGVVEQPPFIWQAGDPPTAAYDVAARPRRQDLTPEARRYRETGSLYLTRTEVYEQHDNRLGGRIGLFVMAEDEGIDIDTELDVALAARLLMGR
- a CDS encoding O-antigen ligase family protein, whose protein sequence is MSRVESPWNLPDRSVDRADEADREVRITDFVLLASLPFRTVEVAGFPLNELTMAALVGLCLLRPARAGARLPSPVVILGGALVAVLLWSGIANQVDWTRRMGHVAILAGLVWAFGTGRVSLRSAGLGLATGVVGVIGLALVGIGGAAYEGRLTGFLGDPNAGAYFIVVLGALAIFFADERWKVRLALAVPVLAGLVLSYSRTGLLAGAFVVVWVLVGRRLGIVGGAAAAAGLVWIVDNIPKGLTTFGPFSDRSGSDNLRDRIIAQERVQLADAPWYGHGPGTAKVNIKDLEFFFHNSYLATRQEGGWIALLLVLGLLAFAFLRLSAQSRRGDLVAAGAQAAILGVAVMAVTLGEVLLDTPMAIAVGFALGRALHARGAPDG
- a CDS encoding glycosyltransferase family 4 protein — protein: MAERVFLAANNADLGGGEQMVVRTAAALVSLGRPVTVVAPDSPTDVLDAAAGVGADVVAIRADGRRDHLLRLRAWDRAERDGVLWCHGLVPALATAGHRRRLVHLHQLPRSPQQWAALRVARTRSDRLLVPSTHLAGRVPGAEVLANWTDDVARRPRPAPSGRIGFLGRLSSDKGLDVLARAVAAGDGTLVVGGDDRWVPDEQAAPVRAALAALGERAELLGRVAPVALLERCDVVAFPSRVPESFGLVVAEAMAAGVPFVVSDAGAMPEVAGPDHPWVARAGDVDDLARVLALALHADAAVVRDVTDRARARWEAEYSPEAGRSRVRRLLAELDR
- a CDS encoding glycosyltransferase family 4 protein; protein product: MVLTPPTALWAIPVSDLAGVARHVLDVAREGIPGWRLVFLAPPGALPERLRGLGAKVAEGPFGPDHGLRASVATLRGAVRRERPAVVHTHLAHADIVAALAVGRGPRLVSTEHGIARDDVVYHRSGAKTRLMAAAHTARMRRAHAAIAVSRATAEAMAEKWHPRVPVTVVPNGVDPVASPPRAPGLRVLSLARLSPEKRLPALLDGFAALRRDHPDATLTLAGTGPEEPALRAQVERLGLTAAVDLPGFVDPERAMADHDVLAMLSVWENCSYALLDAAVRGMGVVASDVGGNPEILPARSLVRAEDPAAVAAALAAQGLDAGARPGLERWPTVSEMCARTAEVYAAAGAGR